The sequence GGGGCAATTCAAAATAGGATTTCAGATGGGAAATTGCTGAAGTGGAAATCTACAAATCTGTTTAAGGTTTAAACATATGCCAGACAGAAGATTGAGCAGAACTTAAGCAACTAACACAGTTCATGTCGCTATGTCACATGATGGGCAATTTAGGGCGCTCTTTAGTATGATGATGTAACAGTATATGCTAAAGAGTTTCGAAATGTCTACCAATATAGCAAATGAAACTAAGCACAGCTATTTGTGATAAGCTGAATTTTGATCATGATCAAGCAAAGATGACACCCGCAATAAACAGGTTCACACTCAGAGGATGAGGTCATTTGTGTTCAGAATTACAATATCTTACATGTATGCTATTGTCTAAGCATACTTTGGTGTGGTGTTGGGATCAATGCAAATTTACTCTGCTCTTTtcttatcaaatcatatctgaTATATAAGCAATGTTAACTAAAAGCTGAATATAGGAGTCCCTCTGGCATGAGGCAACTCTAGTTTGTAGACAGGCAGTGGACGGAAATGTGATGATGTTTAGCATTGTGTTTACAGTCTAATGAATGTTGGTTGTTCTGGAGCTATATGAAGCTAGTTATTGAAGGATACAGTTCAAATTTTCTGATTGATTTGGTAAAGTATTATATCTCTCGAGGGGCCACGGTGTAGAAGAGCCTCAGTCCTGCCTAGGCCATCTAAATTGTTTTGAGCTGTTGTTATCTTTCATGTCTCCACTACAGATAACATATTAGGATGCATTATGAATTCAGTTGATAGACAATGAGTGTGGGTGAACATATTAATGTCCCATTTTCATTTTTATGCTCTCTTTTCATAAATGGTTTGTTGATAAGACATGGGACAGAAAAGTGCACACCCCATAACTAATGGTATTGATTCTTCCATTTATCTTGAGCCATTATGTCTCCTTATTTTATCTTTTTACTATAAAAAATCTTGACAGGAAGCAAAGCCATGTTGTGTGGCACACCTAGATCGTATCATGAGAAAACTAAATTATGATATGCATACAGGTTACTATCATTATTTGAAAACGTATGTTTAAACAGAATAAAATgtttccagtaaaactctgtgagTTCTTACCACTCAAAATCTAACAAAGTTTACATGGAGGAAAGCTACAGAAACAGCAGTGtcaattaatttgttttttttaaagtgctaagagaagagaaaaaaaaatataaatacgtACAAAGACTTTACCCATATTATCGCTGAATATTAAGCATTTTCTTAGCCTCAACTTGTTCTTCCAAAAGATATTCACTTGTATATTTGCTAAGAagctcctgtttcttcttctccacAACCATTCGCTCAATTTCTTTTTCATCTGGAAGAGGCACATGTGCAATGAATTCTCGTTCTTTCTGTTGTTGGTTTTCTTTACCTTGTTTATCCTCCTCCGGGATATCCTCCTCTTCTTCAAATAGGATAGGTTTAACTGCAGCAACCTCACCGCTCTTGACTGTCTTCCTTGCTTCAATCTTAATGGCCTCAATTCTCTGCCATTCTTTCAGTGCCCTAGACCGCATCTCCTCCTCTGCAACACGCTCAACTTTCACTAAAATCCCATCCTCTTCATCCCTATAGCCATAATAACTTGCATCAATACGCTTGTAAATTTCATATCTGGATCTCCTCTTCTTGGCCTCTGGAGGCTTTTCAAACAGCTCCTTCACACCAGGTAGGTGTTTGGCAGCCCCAAAATATCTGTAACCTGGACCCCTACCGCTGGGGTTTGGTACATCAACTTCATTTCCTTCTAAATCTGTCATCTTTGCTCCCGCCTTTGTATAATTTGGACCGCCGAGTTCAATAATCCGAGCTTCCCAATGCCCCTTTTCCCTGATCAACTTGTTAATTTCATCATTAAGATCTCGCAGCCGATGTTCACCAAGACCTGGGTTCTGAATTTCCATCACCTTCCTTCCTATCTCTCTAATTATTTGCTGTCGCCACTTATCTGCTTCTGCCAGGTCTCGGCACTCCGAGGCCAAATATGGACGTCTCTCCTTGGGtttctttttttcttcatttttaaaGGCCAGGAACCTATTCAACATAGACTGTGCTTTCTCTTCATTACGAGCCATTTTTCCTTACAGGAAAAAAAAATGTGTGTGCCCCTAAAACGCAAAAGACCTGTCAACGCTCTAACTCAACTCCCAATTTTGCCGATAACTGTCACTGGCAGTGTCGCTACAGCTAGCCACTCCTCTGTATCTTATAAATTCACCTGCCACAAACAATGAAAAAAGATGAAATTACTTAGATACACTAAAATCCAACCGGTCGGGGATTCTAAACCCCGCCCAAACTTCAAACCGGTGCAGCTAAATTTCAACACTATCATCAATTGTAAACATATAAGAAAAAAAGTTTAGTTCAAATGATAGAATTACGGGCCATATAATGGTAGGTCAAAATATTAGCATTCTTTGACGAACAAGATTTTGAGAGGCAGCCTAATATTATTGCTTTTCTTGATTGGCCTTTCAGACTTCGACGATAAGATACGCAAACCCCGAGGGTTTGCCTATACACTGAATCGTATACTTGATTTGCTAATCAGCAACATAAAACTGATGAAAATAAATCTAACATTGGACTGAAAAACATTTGGCAGCAGATATTTCTGATTCTGAAACAGTGGGCTTACCGGAAGTTCCTGTGTCTGGAATACGAGGGAGAAATTTTCGCAGTGGCTCCTTCTCTGTAAAAAAAACTCGGGGAATTTTGTTGCAGAATGTTCGAAGAAAAAATGGTGATATATAAAACCAGTCTTGCAAATTGTATCGCGAGGTACAGATCACATTTGTTTGTTGATTTCTCCCTGTTAATGAAAAAACCTCGTATAAATAAAATGTGTTGGTTTTTAGAATCTTTAGGTAACTCTTTTAGTACTTGCGGTTAGGTAATATTATTAGTTTCTGTCGGTAGGCAGGATTACTAATGCATTCATTTggtgtattcttttttttttaaggcaGTCAATCATttgaaactattttttaaaatttattcatatttttatagttttaatttttgtatattttttagaattcaaataatattatttatcTACTTTCTTATTGGTGTATTCTGGAAATAGTcattgtaaaaaatatattttttaaaattatttattcaatattttttagAACCATCCAAAGTGATCCAAAGTGTTTGTTCCTATCGTTCGATGCACTTTCCCTTTTTAACTGCCCAATCATTTTCCAGagttttaaaaatttgaatgtcaTTCTAtagtttttatatttatgtatatttaaatgatttaaataaaattatttttctattttcctaTTGGCTAATAGGAGTAACAGTAGtgtaaaaattatatttatttatttttatttaaaactaATAATAAGTTTCCAAACTTTAGACATTTACTTCAATTCAATTATTAATCTCAGTTTACGTTCCAATTGTTCCGTGTGGGACCTGGTAATTCCATACCTTACATAAATGCATTTAACGCTCATTAATAACCAAAACGTACTTCATCTATAAAATGAAGCCACCTCTATTCCATTTGTATTATAgttaaatttataataaatatttttattttcataattttttactaataattaaattatatttaataattattatatttaaaaaaaaattaaccaatataaatatttgattttttattatattctttttaaaaatatttattttaaattttttaatagattgtatttcatttttttactttttaaaatttagttttacttataattttaaatttaaattttattttgtatatttttaaaatgttttgtttggagtagagttcaattttataatattttataatttgttaatattgattttattaatttattattttttaattttcatcttttttttttttttggtaggtaatagggcgaagctgattattattattattatgtttgattggaTGTGAGAACCcattgttttaaccaattaagctcaaccccttggactaattTTCATCTTTATTAAGAATTGTGGTTCAAAAATAATTATAGTCAATTTTAacatctattttaattatttaaaaatgaataattagaaagtaacaatttgtaattttataaaaaaaaatttaacaattgaaagattaaatttataaataagttTATTCTATATATCCATTTACAAATATTCCAATGTATAtagtgacatgataactcaatcaacatattatataaattttgtaataaatttttaattttagttgaattatggataaaattttaaaacattattttttatattctagtaGCACTCATTTTCAATAATTAGAAATAAATCTTTTCAACCACGAGAATATTTTAAGTAAATTTTGGTAATattattttcaaatattaaaaaggaattttaatttaatttcactACTTAAATTAAAGTTTGATAACAATAACttctctcctctccccctctcctctctctctacctatATTTCTCTCTCGCTCTAGTCGACTCTCTGTATTCTTCTATCATAGTACCACATGTAGCTCTATTTCTCCATCTATATGTAGTTGTCTCTTCCTCTTTATATCTACCTCTCCCTATACAATTATCTCTTTTTATCtatttctctctatatctctctacttttatctctcccTATACGTCTTATTCCCTATATGtctatcttcttatctatatctctctatttttatctctacctctacctctacctctacctctacctctacctctttctatctct is a genomic window of Cryptomeria japonica chromosome 7, Sugi_1.0, whole genome shotgun sequence containing:
- the LOC131074849 gene encoding uncharacterized protein LOC131074849, producing MARNEEKAQSMLNRFLAFKNEEKKKPKERRPYLASECRDLAEADKWRQQIIREIGRKVMEIQNPGLGEHRLRDLNDEINKLIREKGHWEARIIELGGPNYTKAGAKMTDLEGNEVDVPNPSGRGPGYRYFGAAKHLPGVKELFEKPPEAKKRRSRYEIYKRIDASYYGYRDEEDGILVKVERVAEEEMRSRALKEWQRIEAIKIEARKTVKSGEVAAVKPILFEEEEDIPEEDKQGKENQQQKEREFIAHVPLPDEKEIERMVVEKKKQELLSKYTSEYLLEEQVEAKKMLNIQR